The following coding sequences are from one Salvia hispanica cultivar TCC Black 2014 chromosome 3, UniMelb_Shisp_WGS_1.0, whole genome shotgun sequence window:
- the LOC125216784 gene encoding E3 ubiquitin-protein ligase RSL1-like, whose protein sequence is MATQILQIRDDDDEITIISSTPPPLIKSGATKSDAISVETYRPTPKITMDLDDVVEVPASSFTKRRKSRRFYRGESSNSKPLRLSFSCEICACDKPISDSFNILGCDHSYCTQCVSNYVAARLQESITAIGCPVPGCAGFLEPQHCRTILPREVFDRWGDALCEALILGAERFYCPYKECSALLIADGSETVVQSECPECRRLFCAPCKVAWHAGIECDEFQRLKKDERSNEDLKLIKLAKDSKWIRCPSCRIYISKSEGCLYMRCRCGMAFCYNCGAKMDVHLHYCTKCKH, encoded by the exons ATGGCGACTCAAATCCTCCAAATCAGAGACGACGACGACGAAATCACCATCATCTCCTCGACGCCGCCGCCGTTAATCAAGTCCGGCGCCACAAAATCCGACGCTATTTCAGTGGAAACCTACCGCCCCACCCCCAAAATCACCATGGACCTCGACGACGTCGTCGAAGTCCCCGCCTCCTCCTTCACCAAGCGCCGCAAAAGCCGCCGCTTCTACAGAGGCGAATCGTCCAACTCCAAGCCACTCCGCCTCTCCTTCTCCTGCGAAATCTGCGCCTGCGACAAGCCGATCAGCGACTCCTTCAACATCCTCGGCTGCGATCACTCCTACTGCACGCAATGCGTCTCCAATTACGTCGCGGCGCGGCTGCAGGAGAGCATCACCGCCATCGGGTGCCCCGTCCCCGGCTGCGCGGGATTTCTGGAGCCGCAGCACTGCCGCACGATTCTGCCGCGGGAGGTTTTCGATCGGTGGGGAGACGCGCTGTGCGAGGCGCTGATTTTGGGGGCGGAGAGGTTTTATTGTCCGTACAAGGAGTGCTCGGCTCTTCTGATTGCCGATGGGAGTGAGACTGTGGTGCAATCGGAATGCCCTGAGTGCCGGCGGTTGTTCTGTGCGCCGTGCAAGGTGGCGTGGCATGCCGGAATCGAATGCGATGAGTTTCAGAGGCTGAAGAAGGATGAGAGAAGTAATGAGGATTTGAAGCTTATCAAACTTGCAAAGGATAGTAAGTGGATTCGGTGCCCTAGCTGCCGAATTTATATCTCCAAGTCTGAAGGCTGCCTATACATGCGCTGCAG GTGTGGAATGGCGTTTTGTTACAATTGTGGAGCTAAGATGGACGTACATCTTCACTACTGCACAAAATGCAAGCACTGA